Proteins from a genomic interval of Kiritimatiellia bacterium:
- a CDS encoding NADH:ubiquinone reductase (Na(+)-transporting) subunit B, translating into MDTLLKLLERWRPKFETGPLRPLWPVYEALETFLFTPAHTTDGPPHLRDQLDMKRYMITVLYALVPCILFGMYNAGVQAYKAAGIAGAPFWPTLALGARLVLPIIITSYAVGGLWEVLFAAVRKHEINEGFLITGILFPLTLPPTIPLWQVAAGISFGVVIAKEIFGGVGFNVLNPALAARAFLYFAYPAQISGDRVWAALPPGATLADGFSGATSLAVAKAAPAGANAAQLLADAGFPFRTMVMGFEPGSIGETSAIAVLLGALLLLLTGTGSWRIMAGGLIGLLGTAWLVGRLPPSVLAAHPFLSLPPHYHLVMGSSLFGIVFMATDPVSAAATNEGKWIYGALIGALTVIVRAFNPAYPEGTMLAILFMNVMAPLLDYLVLRVHIRNRRRYLESFARADV; encoded by the coding sequence GTGGACACGCTGCTGAAACTTCTCGAACGTTGGCGGCCGAAGTTTGAAACTGGTCCGCTGCGGCCCCTTTGGCCGGTCTACGAAGCACTCGAAACCTTCCTGTTCACGCCGGCGCACACCACCGACGGGCCGCCGCACCTTCGCGATCAGCTCGACATGAAGCGCTACATGATCACCGTCCTGTATGCGCTGGTCCCCTGTATCCTGTTCGGTATGTACAACGCCGGTGTACAGGCCTACAAGGCCGCCGGTATCGCGGGCGCTCCCTTCTGGCCCACCCTGGCGCTCGGTGCCCGACTGGTGTTGCCCATCATCATCACCTCCTATGCGGTGGGTGGCTTGTGGGAAGTGTTGTTCGCGGCCGTACGCAAACACGAGATCAACGAGGGATTTTTGATCACGGGGATCCTCTTCCCCTTGACGCTCCCGCCGACGATCCCCCTCTGGCAGGTGGCCGCCGGCATTTCGTTCGGCGTCGTGATCGCGAAGGAAATCTTCGGCGGAGTCGGTTTCAATGTCCTCAACCCCGCCCTCGCCGCACGCGCGTTTCTGTATTTCGCATACCCGGCACAGATTTCGGGCGACCGGGTGTGGGCCGCCCTGCCGCCCGGCGCCACGCTGGCCGACGGCTTCAGCGGTGCGACCTCGCTCGCGGTCGCGAAAGCCGCACCCGCCGGTGCGAACGCGGCACAGCTTCTTGCGGATGCCGGCTTCCCGTTCCGCACCATGGTCATGGGATTTGAACCTGGGAGTATCGGTGAAACCTCGGCGATCGCTGTGCTGCTGGGCGCCCTCCTCCTGCTGCTCACCGGCACCGGGTCATGGCGGATCATGGCCGGCGGTTTGATTGGTCTGCTCGGCACAGCATGGCTCGTAGGGCGCCTCCCCCCCTCGGTGCTCGCCGCGCACCCGTTTCTCTCGTTGCCTCCCCACTACCATCTGGTAATGGGAAGCTCCCTCTTCGGCATTGTCTTCATGGCCACCGATCCTGTCTCTGCTGCCGCCACCAATGAGGGGAAATGGATTTATGGGGCACTGATTGGAGCCCTGACCGTGATTGTACGTGCGTTCAACCCCGCCTACCCCGAAGGAACCATGCTGGCGATCCTGTTCATGAACGTGATGGCACCGCTGCTCGACTACCTTGTCCTCCGCGTTCACATCCGCAACCGCAGGCGGTATCTGGAGAGTTTTGCCCGTGCCGACGTCTAG
- a CDS encoding FMN-binding protein: MPTSSERYVLVYAGVVCLLASVVLTSAATGLRRRQEQAAELDRKFNVLKAFGAEVVAPDGRRLPPARIEVMYRDHVRELWVDPRSGASLERPSGPEALPVYQWMENGRPVKTAIPVSGKGLWSTIYGYLALDAELDEIVGLTFYRHGETPGLGGEIEQPWFQDQFRGRRIARNGEWLPIVVAKGVASPEAKSDPHRLVVDGISGATLTGQGVTRFLNECVKKYEPYLRTARKG, translated from the coding sequence GTGCCGACGTCTAGCGAACGTTACGTTCTGGTCTACGCCGGTGTCGTCTGCCTGCTGGCCAGCGTTGTGCTGACCTCCGCGGCGACCGGCCTCCGACGCCGCCAGGAACAGGCAGCCGAACTGGATCGTAAGTTCAACGTCCTAAAAGCCTTTGGCGCAGAGGTCGTCGCCCCGGACGGACGCCGGCTGCCGCCTGCGCGCATCGAGGTGATGTATCGCGATCATGTGCGCGAGCTGTGGGTCGACCCCCGCAGCGGCGCGTCGCTCGAGAGGCCATCGGGACCGGAGGCCTTGCCGGTCTACCAGTGGATGGAAAACGGCCGGCCAGTAAAGACCGCCATCCCTGTCTCGGGCAAGGGGCTGTGGTCCACCATTTACGGCTACCTGGCGCTGGACGCGGAGCTCGATGAAATTGTGGGTCTTACGTTCTACCGCCACGGCGAAACGCCGGGACTCGGCGGTGAAATCGAACAGCCGTGGTTCCAGGACCAGTTTCGCGGCCGCCGTATCGCGCGCAACGGCGAGTGGTTGCCGATCGTCGTCGCGAAGGGGGTCGCCTCACCGGAAGCGAAGTCCGATCCGCACCGACTGGTGGTCGACGGCATCAGCGGGGCGACGTTGACCGGCCAGGGCGTAACGCGGTTTCTCAACGAGTGTGTAAAAAAATACGAGCCATACCTGCGCACCGCGAGAAAGGGGTGA
- a CDS encoding NADH:ubiquinone reductase (Na(+)-transporting) subunit D, with product MASAWKHFRDPLSENNPITVQILGICSALAVTVKLETALVMALALTVVTTGSNLVISLIRNTVPARIRMIVEMVVVSTLVILADQILRAYAYDVSRQLSVFVGLIITNCIVMGRLEAFALKNPPLPSVLDGLGNGLGYGAVLVLVAFLRELLGSGRLLGHAVVPAALYRQGYVNNGLMLLAPGAFIVLGLLIWAQRTLIRRFETDG from the coding sequence ATGGCGTCCGCTTGGAAGCACTTCCGCGATCCGCTCTCCGAGAACAATCCGATCACCGTCCAGATTTTGGGCATCTGTTCGGCTCTCGCGGTGACCGTCAAGCTGGAAACGGCGCTGGTGATGGCGCTAGCGCTGACGGTCGTGACGACGGGCTCGAATCTGGTCATCTCGCTGATCCGCAACACCGTTCCGGCTCGGATTCGCATGATTGTGGAGATGGTGGTGGTGTCCACATTGGTCATTCTTGCCGATCAGATCCTGCGCGCCTATGCCTACGACGTCAGTCGCCAGCTCAGCGTATTCGTCGGGTTGATCATCACCAATTGCATCGTGATGGGTCGGCTCGAGGCCTTCGCGCTGAAAAACCCGCCGCTGCCGTCCGTGCTCGATGGTCTCGGCAACGGCCTCGGATATGGAGCCGTGCTGGTGTTGGTGGCGTTCCTTCGGGAGCTGCTTGGCTCCGGACGCCTGCTCGGCCACGCGGTGGTGCCGGCCGCGCTCTACCGGCAGGGCTATGTCAACAACGGCCTGATGCTGCTGGCGCCGGGCGCCTTCATCGTTCTGGGACTGCTGATCTGGGCGCAGCGGACCTTGATCCGCCGCTTTGAAACAGACGGTTAG
- the nqrE gene encoding NADH:ubiquinone reductase (Na(+)-transporting) subunit E, whose product MELLSLAVKSIFIENILLASFLGMCSFLAISKRIETAMGLGLAVIVVQTITVPTNWLLRRFFLAPGALAWTGVPALAGLDLSFLTFVVFIATIASMVQLVEMTLDRFFPRLYQSLGIFLPLITVNCAILGGSLFMVERNYNAAQSVVFGVASGAGWALAIVAMGAVRRKLRYSNVPPALRGLGITMIMTGLMAMAFMIFSGIQL is encoded by the coding sequence ATGGAACTGCTCAGTCTTGCGGTCAAGTCCATCTTCATCGAGAACATCCTGCTGGCGTCGTTCCTAGGGATGTGCTCGTTTCTTGCGATCTCAAAACGGATTGAAACCGCGATGGGGCTGGGGCTGGCGGTGATCGTGGTGCAGACGATCACCGTACCCACCAACTGGCTGCTGCGGCGGTTCTTCCTTGCACCCGGCGCACTCGCGTGGACGGGTGTTCCCGCGCTTGCCGGTCTGGACCTCTCCTTTCTCACTTTTGTGGTGTTTATCGCGACAATCGCCTCGATGGTGCAGCTGGTTGAAATGACGCTCGACCGTTTCTTTCCACGACTGTACCAGTCGCTCGGCATATTCTTGCCGCTGATCACCGTGAACTGCGCGATCCTCGGCGGCTCGCTGTTCATGGTGGAGCGCAACTACAACGCGGCGCAGTCGGTGGTGTTTGGCGTTGCGTCGGGTGCCGGCTGGGCGTTGGCGATTGTCGCGATGGGCGCCGTGCGCCGGAAGCTCCGCTACTCAAACGTTCCGCCGGCACTGCGGGGGCTCGGCATCACGATGATCATGACCGGCCTGATGGCCATGGCGTTCATGATCTTCTCCGGCATCCAGCTCTAG
- the nqrF gene encoding NADH:ubiquinone reductase (Na(+)-transporting) subunit F has protein sequence MSNWILLLFISALVFTGLILVFVAGLNAASRRLAPSGPVTIDINDGEKRITVDSGSSLLAALAAQKIFLPSACGGGGTCAMCKCVVTEGGGDLLPTEAGHISRAEAKQGWRLACQLKVKRDLKIRVPAEVLEIRKFEGTVRSNRNVATFIKELIVDLPPGMTLNFRAGGYIQIDVPPYREISFRSFDIDERFRDAWDQYNLWELSASNPEPIFRAYSMANHPAEGNIVMLNVRIATPPPGMNVPPGIASTYIFSLKPGDKVVMSGPFGEFFAKDTNREMVYIGGGAGMAPMRSHIFDLFKTRRTTRKVSFWYGARSRREMFYDEEFRAIAAEFPNFRYTVALSEPLPEDHWDGPTGFIHKVVYDLYLKDHPDPTEIEYYLCGPPMMIAAVNRMLDELGVEKEMIAYDEFG, from the coding sequence ATGAGCAACTGGATTCTGCTACTGTTCATCAGCGCGCTGGTGTTCACGGGGCTGATCCTTGTGTTCGTCGCGGGGCTCAATGCCGCCTCTCGCCGGCTGGCACCGTCCGGTCCGGTCACGATTGACATCAACGACGGTGAAAAGCGCATCACCGTCGACAGCGGCTCGTCCCTGCTGGCCGCGCTCGCCGCCCAGAAGATTTTCCTGCCATCGGCGTGCGGCGGCGGAGGCACCTGCGCGATGTGCAAATGCGTTGTCACCGAGGGCGGCGGCGACCTGCTGCCGACCGAGGCCGGCCACATCTCGCGCGCGGAGGCGAAACAGGGTTGGCGGCTGGCCTGCCAGCTCAAGGTGAAGCGGGATCTGAAAATCCGCGTGCCGGCGGAGGTGCTGGAAATCCGGAAGTTCGAGGGAACAGTCCGCTCGAACCGGAATGTGGCCACGTTCATCAAGGAGCTGATCGTCGACCTTCCACCCGGCATGACGCTCAATTTCCGCGCCGGCGGATACATCCAAATCGATGTCCCGCCCTACCGCGAGATCTCGTTCCGCTCTTTCGACATCGATGAACGTTTTCGCGACGCATGGGACCAGTACAACCTTTGGGAGCTGTCCGCCTCCAACCCGGAGCCGATCTTTCGTGCCTACTCGATGGCGAATCACCCCGCGGAGGGCAACATCGTGATGCTGAACGTCCGCATCGCGACGCCCCCGCCGGGTATGAACGTGCCGCCGGGCATTGCCTCGACGTACATCTTCAGTCTGAAGCCCGGCGACAAGGTCGTCATGAGCGGCCCGTTCGGCGAGTTCTTCGCAAAAGACACCAATCGCGAAATGGTCTACATCGGCGGCGGCGCCGGCATGGCCCCCATGCGCAGCCACATTTTCGACCTCTTCAAGACGCGGCGGACCACGCGAAAAGTTAGCTTCTGGTATGGCGCCCGATCGCGCCGCGAGATGTTCTATGACGAGGAGTTCCGCGCGATTGCGGCGGAGTTCCCGAACTTCCGGTACACCGTCGCGCTCAGCGAGCCGCTTCCAGAAGACCACTGGGACGGCCCGACCGGCTTCATCCATAAGGTCGTGTATGACCTCTACCTGAAGGACCATCCTGATCCGACTGAGATCGAATACTACCTCTGCGGCCCGCCGATGATGATTGCGGCGGTCAACCGGATGCTCGACGAGCTCGGCGTCGAGAAGGAGATGATCGCCTACGACGAATTCGGTTGA
- a CDS encoding FAD:protein FMN transferase has product MLSAAALLGVLTFRSTRQPPSAPARMFAWEGETQGTRYHVRVVEPPPGLTPHQCRQIVAQVLEQVDRTFSRWRDDSELSQLNAKPPGERVRVSDALGHVAEQALRLAEQTGGAFDPTLAPLLRLWGFGPAPASAHPPSDDAVMSATRRVGWRRVELTRDGSAWALVKGAEGVELDLDAVAQGYAADAVAAALRTAGVTNMMIEVGGEVVVSGHNAERNRWRIGVDLPLPDSQPGERLAGVLHLTDRAIATSGGYRQRRRGSSGRTVIHIFDGRTRRPLERERTSVTIVAQNGLTADGLATAAFILGPDAAIAWLTNQWPDADALFLQVEPDGAVAEITTPNFAARTGYVRLHGVSTPATR; this is encoded by the coding sequence ATGCTCTCGGCCGCGGCGCTGCTCGGTGTGTTGACCTTCCGGTCCACTCGTCAGCCGCCGTCCGCGCCGGCTAGGATGTTTGCGTGGGAGGGTGAAACGCAGGGCACACGCTACCACGTCCGGGTTGTCGAGCCCCCGCCCGGGCTAACCCCGCACCAGTGTCGCCAGATCGTCGCACAAGTGCTCGAACAGGTGGACCGCACGTTTTCGCGGTGGAGGGATGACAGCGAGCTTTCGCAACTGAACGCGAAACCTCCGGGCGAGCGGGTGCGGGTGAGCGACGCGCTGGGCCACGTCGCCGAGCAGGCGCTTCGACTCGCCGAACAGACCGGCGGCGCCTTCGATCCCACCCTTGCGCCCCTTCTCCGCCTGTGGGGATTTGGGCCGGCGCCAGCATCAGCTCATCCCCCGAGCGACGACGCCGTGATGTCCGCCACGCGTCGGGTCGGCTGGCGCCGCGTGGAGCTCACTCGTGATGGCAGTGCATGGGCGCTAGTGAAAGGCGCGGAGGGTGTGGAGCTCGATCTGGACGCCGTCGCCCAGGGGTATGCGGCCGACGCGGTCGCCGCCGCTCTGCGCACGGCCGGCGTCACCAACATGATGATCGAAGTGGGCGGCGAAGTGGTGGTCTCCGGCCACAACGCAGAGCGAAACCGATGGCGTATCGGCGTGGATCTGCCGCTGCCGGACAGCCAGCCCGGCGAGCGGCTCGCTGGCGTCCTTCATCTCACGGACCGCGCGATCGCGACCTCCGGCGGCTACCGCCAGCGCCGCCGCGGCAGCAGCGGCCGAACTGTGATCCACATATTTGACGGCCGCACCCGACGGCCGCTCGAACGTGAGCGAACGAGCGTGACCATTGTCGCGCAGAACGGTCTCACCGCCGACGGCCTGGCGACCGCCGCGTTCATCCTCGGTCCGGACGCGGCGATCGCCTGGCTCACGAACCAGTGGCCCGACGCCGATGCGCTGTTTCTTCAGGTCGAGCCCGACGGCGCGGTGGCGGAGATCACCACGCCCAACTTCGCCGCGCGGACGGGCTATGTCCGGCTCCACGGCGTTTCGACGCCCGCCACCAGGTGA
- the argF gene encoding ornithine carbamoyltransferase, translating into MKDLISISQWGAARIQRVLELAVDLKRRPGEYRHALMGRTLVMLFEKPSLRTRVSFEAAMTQLGGHAIYYDLSTSPLGRGKETVEDTARVLSRYCDAIMARLFRHADIVALARHATIPVINGLTNDEHPTQILADLMTILEHKRRLRGLTLAYVGDGLNNVTHSLLLAAARMGLHMRVGCPDDPAYRPDPAVVARARRIARGTGVDITITEDASSAVRGADIVYTDSWMSYHIPPDQLEERRARFAAYQVTPALMRRARRGAIFLHCLPATRGYEVAAEVIDGPQSVVLDEAENRLHVHKAVLLHLVAGVETPWSRT; encoded by the coding sequence ATGAAAGACCTGATTTCGATTTCGCAGTGGGGAGCGGCACGAATCCAGCGGGTTCTCGAACTGGCGGTGGACCTGAAGCGACGTCCTGGCGAATACCGACACGCGCTGATGGGCCGGACGCTGGTGATGCTGTTCGAGAAGCCCAGCCTGCGCACACGGGTCTCGTTCGAGGCGGCGATGACGCAGCTGGGCGGCCATGCGATCTACTACGACCTGAGCACGTCCCCGCTAGGACGCGGGAAGGAAACGGTGGAGGACACTGCGCGCGTGCTCAGCCGCTACTGCGACGCCATCATGGCGCGCTTATTTCGCCACGCGGACATCGTCGCGCTCGCGCGTCACGCGACAATACCGGTGATCAACGGGCTGACGAACGACGAGCATCCGACGCAGATTCTCGCGGATCTGATGACGATTCTGGAGCACAAGCGACGGCTGCGGGGCCTCACGCTGGCGTATGTCGGCGACGGTCTGAACAACGTAACCCACTCGCTGCTGCTGGCCGCAGCGCGGATGGGGTTGCATATGCGCGTGGGCTGCCCGGACGACCCCGCCTACCGTCCCGATCCGGCGGTGGTTGCGCGTGCTCGGCGCATCGCGCGAGGGACGGGGGTGGACATCACGATCACCGAGGACGCCTCCTCTGCGGTGCGCGGAGCGGACATCGTGTACACGGACTCGTGGATGTCCTACCACATTCCGCCGGATCAACTCGAAGAGCGTCGGGCGCGATTTGCGGCGTACCAGGTGACGCCTGCGCTGATGCGCCGTGCGCGCCGGGGCGCGATATTTCTGCACTGTCTACCCGCCACTCGGGGCTACGAGGTCGCCGCGGAGGTGATTGATGGGCCGCAGTCCGTCGTGCTGGACGAGGCAGAGAATCGTCTGCACGTTCACAAGGCGGTGCTGCTTCACCTGGTGGCGGGCGTCGAAACGCCGTGGAGCCGGACATAG